From Mycteria americana isolate JAX WOST 10 ecotype Jacksonville Zoo and Gardens chromosome 4, USCA_MyAme_1.0, whole genome shotgun sequence, one genomic window encodes:
- the PGCKA1 gene encoding PDCD10 and GCKIII kinases-associated protein 1, with protein MGCRCCKMIQSYIFDPEEVQSPGCIHEVNSYKYNEQGSNKSKFKENSEIQEQKNELQKDELNRTENKTQVNSTKETLWNHRGNDFQEDGLVKCVAKLDVAVNGGNSCTGVHPTLNPSTNPVKQATEQGPSSQSAESPSASNRDFYTKLNRSGQELDLETDSQRKAACNEPNSIQDGNSRSADDSIFLKGSAILETQNNAIQLPDIDYPQNGNQTRNYVEKDSFSVNCAHSDQNTGPSAIQDQDLCVTPPSPMKESSIEPFKTDSASWSEGIPGGITAVAVTKVAQAPTHPNHKDINGEIEEEDAEVAAALAALEAATAGEDLEDDDEY; from the exons ATGGGGTGCAGGTGCTGCAAAATGATACAAAG CTATATTTTTGATCCAGAAGAAGTACAATCGCCTGGATGCATTCATGAAGTAAACAGCTACAAATACAATGAGCAAGGCAGCAATAAATCCAAATTCAAAGAGAATAGTGAAATtcaagaacaaaagaatgaactCCAGAAGGATGAgctaaacagaacagaaaataaaactcagGTAAATAGCACAAAAGAAACTCTCTGGAACCACAGAGGCAATGATTTTCAAGAGGATGGCCTTGTGAAGTGTGTTGCAAAGCTTGATGTTGCAGTCAATGGTGGCAACTCCTGCACTGGAGTGCACCCCACGCTCAACCCCAGCACAAACCCAGTCAAACAAGCCACTGAACAGGGACCCTCCAGCCAGTCAGCAGAGTCCCCTTCAGCCAGCAATAGAGACTTTTACACCAAATTAAATAGGTCTGGCCAAGAACTCGACCTAGAGACAGACAGTCAAAGGAAGGCAGCCTGTAATGAGCCAAACAGTATTCAAGATGGGAACTCCCGCTCTGCAGATGACAGCATCTTTCTCAAAGGAAGTGCAATACTGGAGACACAAAACAATGCCATACAACTGCCAGATATTGACTATCCCCAAAATGGCAATCAAACCAGGAACTACGTTGAAAAAGATAGCTTTTCAGTCAACTGTGCACATTCAGACCAAAACACTGGGCCTTCAGCGATACAGGACCAGGACCTTTGTGTAACCCCACCTTCGCCTATGAAGGAGAGCAGTATTGAACCTTTTAAAACTGACTCTGCAAGTTGGAGTGAGGGTATTCCTGGTGGTATCACTGCTGTGGCTGTTACCAAAGTAGCACAGGCACCCACACACCCCAACCACAAAGACATCAATGGAGAAATTGAGGAGGAAGATGCGGAAgtagcagcagctctggctgcactgGAAGCTGCAACTGCAGGGGAAGACCTGGAAGATGACGACGAGTACTAG